A genomic region of Anas acuta chromosome 1, bAnaAcu1.1, whole genome shotgun sequence contains the following coding sequences:
- the E2F7 gene encoding transcription factor E2F7 isoform X1 produces MEPGGLSLRELPAGRQGRRGRAEPEEAQKENIFDRSRMAPKTPIKNEPVDLSKQKGCTPERNPITPVKLIDRPQPDPWTPTANLKMLVSAASPDMRDREKKKELFRPIENSEQNDISDSLQYDIVDDSTVDEFEKQRPSRKQKSLGLLCQKFLARYPSYPLSTEKTTISLDEVASILGVERRRIYDIVNVLESLHLVSRVAKNQYCWHGRHNLSQTLKTLQEAGELQYGELMTFQHKEQDFEYKLGERKKETVPDSQDRPLLDFSEPDCTSASANSRKDKSLRIMSQKFVMLFLVSKTKIVTLDIAAKILIEETQDTVDHSKFKTKVRRLYDIANVLTSLCLIKKVHVTEERGRKPAFKWIGPVEFPGKIDEPRGRNGTSDPLPGEQRGACAPYQICATGKQRFTRHASFNGTQPCEGTKRKVSSEPSSPRQERQACIVNSDEYCSKMINLATVCRQKIEEDTRTKVCATETVLNSARNPSIASPLSLLTVPGDSDFCVNPLPQAVFPVVQADVPGVLLPNGVSNQTLQPSAAAASKTENGKPTLLPSQPFLCFPSSSLFMLCGGLQENLLRENLPAAGDVGNRSTEEKASPMEAQGAGPPAGCQKRSSHECTSPSAPVDDEEPAAKKQTMEQGDGPLSLVVPKKPSELHKADSIPGSSCASAVHLEAFHLDPSSPAAPETEDKKSMSPLHSQEQEKRPKNKDPDEPSPGKEHPSKENANQPFLPQYLYVQPTAGLSNFNLLFSPNQAPGAIGLAAGQLPSLSIPCVMVPSAALASFPLVCSPAIPSPLSPVPDGSFSAAAPMNISMSGLASTAPVLIGTTAMVTPNAPPSVDPQQAAHPAVHLSPVLARSCSTVKLDSPVCMGHPVTLLKLQQPSSTPVTPKSIRPARHETFFKTPGSLGDPGAWKKGEGSQTRNASSVQRRLEISSSSND; encoded by the exons ATGGAGCCCGGCGGCCTCAGCCTGCGGGAGCTGCCGGCCGGccggcagggcaggaggggccgCGCGGAGCCCGAGGAGGCGCAGAAG gaaaacatATTTGATCGATCCAGGATGGCCCCAAAGACTCCCATTAAGAATGAACCAGTTGATTTATCAAAGCAGAAAGGCTGCACCCCGGAAAGAAATCCAATTACACCTGTTAAGCTCATTGACAGACCTCAGCCTGACCCCTGGACCCCCACTGCTAACCTGAAGATGCTTGTTAGTGCTGCTAGCCCCGACATGAGGgacagggaaaagaagaaagagctcTTCAGACCTATAGAAAACAGTGAGCAAAACGACATATCTGATTCATTACAG tatgaTATAGTAGATGACAGCACGGTTGATGAATTTGAAAAGCAGAGgcccagcagaaaacagaaaagcttagGACTCTTGTGCCAAAAGTTTCTAGCTCGCTATCCAAGTTACCCATTGTCAACAGAAAAAACTACTATTTCTCTGGATGAAGTGGCTTCAATTCTTG GAGTTGAGCGGAGACGAATTTATGACATAGTGAACGTCCTGGAGTCCTTGCACCTGGTCAGCCGCGTGGCCAAGAACCAGTACTGCTGGCACGGCCGGCACAACCTCAGTCAAACTCTGAAAACGCTTCaggaggcaggagagctgcagtaTGGAGAGCTAATGACCTTCCAGCACAAGGAGCAGGACTTCGAGTATAAGCTTGGAGAGCGGAAAAAGGAAACTGTTCCCGATTCTCAAGACAGACCGTTACTTGACTTTTCAGAACCAGATTGCACCTCTG CATCTGCGAACAGCAGAAAGGACAAGTCGTTGCGGATAATGAGCCAAAAGTTTGTCATGCTGTTCCTTGTCTCCAAGACCAAGATAGTCACTCTGGACATTGCAGCAAAGATATTGATTGAAGAAACCCAGGATACAGTGGACCACAGCAAATTCAAAA CAAAGGTACGAAGGCTGTATGATATCGCCAATGTTCTTACCAGCTTGTGCTTGATAAAGAAAGTTCACGTCACAGAGGAACGGGGGCGCAAGCCGGCTTTCAAGTGGATTGGGCCTGTGGAATTCCCTGGAAAGATAG ATGAGCCAAGAGGGCGTAATGGAACATCTGATCCTCTGCCAGGGGAGCAGAGAGGCGCCTGTGCCCCGTACCAGATCTGTGCTACTGGAAAGCAAAGGTTTACACGTCACGCATCATTTAACGGCACGCAGCCTTGTGAAGGGACCAAAAGGAAGGTCAGTTCTGAGCCCAGCAGCCCACGCCAGGAGAGGCAAG CCTGCATTGTGAATTCAGATGAGTATTGCTCAAAAATGATAAATCTAGCAACTGTCTGTAGGCAGAAAATAGAGGAAGATACTAG gaCCAAAGTTTGTGCCACAGAAACGGTACTAAATTCAGCAAGGAACCCAAGTATAGCATCACCTCTCTCCCTTCTTACGGTTCCTGGGGACTCCGATTTTTGTGTTAACCCTTTGCCTCAGGCAGTTTTCCCTGTGGTTCAGGCAGATGTGCCAGGTGTCTTGCTGCCAAATGGAGTCAGCAACCAAACTCTACAACCCTCCgctgcagcagcctccaaaacagaaaatggaaaacctactctgctccccagccagccctTCCTGTGTTTTCCCTCATCATCCCTTTTTATGTTGTGCGGTGGTCTTCAGGAAAACCTCTTGAGGGAGAACttgcctgcagcaggagacGTAGGAAACAGGAGCACAGAGGAGAAGGCCTCACCCATGGAAGCTCAGGGTGCTGGCCCTCCAGCTGGCTGCCAGAAACGCAGCTCCCACGAGTGCACATCGCCCTCTGCGCCTGTAGATGATGAAGAGCCAGCTGCTAAAAAGCAGACCATGGAACAGGGTGATGGCCCTCTCTCGCTTGTAGTACCTAAG AAGCCTTCTGAGTTGCACAAGGCAGATTCTATCCCAGGGAGCAGCTGTGCATCTGCTGTACATCTAGAAGCTTTTCATCTTGACCCCTCAAGTCCTGCTGCTCCAGAGACTGAAGACAAAAAGTCTATGAGCCCTTTACATTCTCAGGAGCAAGAAAAACGGCCTAAGAATAAAGACCCTGATGAACCTTCTCCAGGAAAAGAGCACCCCTCTAAAGAAAATGCCAATCAACCTTTTCTGCCACAGTATCTTTATGTTCAGCCTACTGCTG GACTAAGcaattttaatttactcttcTCGCCAAACCAAGCTCCCGGTGCCATtgggctggctgcaggccaGTTACCTTCTCTGAGCATCCCCTGTGTCATGGTGCCATCAGCAGCCTTAGCTTCCTTCCCTCTCGTCTGTTCTCCTGCGATCCCCAGCCCTCTTTCTCCAGTTCCTGATGGCTCCTTCTCAGCTGCTGCCCCCATGAATATCAGCATGTCTGGCCTGGCATCGACGGCACCCGTTCTCATCGGCACCACGGCAATGGTTACTCCAAATGCTCCCCCCTCGGTGGATCCCCAGCAAGCAGCTCACCCCGCTGTGCACCTGAGTCCTGTGCTTGCCAGGTCCTGCAGTACTGTTAAACTGGACTCCCCTGTGTGCATGGGGCATCCAGTGACCctcctgaaactgcagcag CCTTCGTCAACTCCTGTCACTCCCAAGAGCATTCGTCCTGCGCGTCATGAGACATTTTTCAAAACTCCTGGAAGTCTTGGAGATCCTGGTGCATGGAAAAAAGGTGAAGGCAGCCAGACCAGAAAtgccagctctgtgcagagGCGACTAGAAATCTCTAGTAGCAGCAATGACTAA
- the E2F7 gene encoding transcription factor E2F7 isoform X2, with amino-acid sequence MAPKTPIKNEPVDLSKQKGCTPERNPITPVKLIDRPQPDPWTPTANLKMLVSAASPDMRDREKKKELFRPIENSEQNDISDSLQYDIVDDSTVDEFEKQRPSRKQKSLGLLCQKFLARYPSYPLSTEKTTISLDEVASILGVERRRIYDIVNVLESLHLVSRVAKNQYCWHGRHNLSQTLKTLQEAGELQYGELMTFQHKEQDFEYKLGERKKETVPDSQDRPLLDFSEPDCTSASANSRKDKSLRIMSQKFVMLFLVSKTKIVTLDIAAKILIEETQDTVDHSKFKTKVRRLYDIANVLTSLCLIKKVHVTEERGRKPAFKWIGPVEFPGKIDEPRGRNGTSDPLPGEQRGACAPYQICATGKQRFTRHASFNGTQPCEGTKRKVSSEPSSPRQERQACIVNSDEYCSKMINLATVCRQKIEEDTRTKVCATETVLNSARNPSIASPLSLLTVPGDSDFCVNPLPQAVFPVVQADVPGVLLPNGVSNQTLQPSAAAASKTENGKPTLLPSQPFLCFPSSSLFMLCGGLQENLLRENLPAAGDVGNRSTEEKASPMEAQGAGPPAGCQKRSSHECTSPSAPVDDEEPAAKKQTMEQGDGPLSLVVPKKPSELHKADSIPGSSCASAVHLEAFHLDPSSPAAPETEDKKSMSPLHSQEQEKRPKNKDPDEPSPGKEHPSKENANQPFLPQYLYVQPTAGLSNFNLLFSPNQAPGAIGLAAGQLPSLSIPCVMVPSAALASFPLVCSPAIPSPLSPVPDGSFSAAAPMNISMSGLASTAPVLIGTTAMVTPNAPPSVDPQQAAHPAVHLSPVLARSCSTVKLDSPVCMGHPVTLLKLQQPSSTPVTPKSIRPARHETFFKTPGSLGDPGAWKKGEGSQTRNASSVQRRLEISSSSND; translated from the exons ATGGCCCCAAAGACTCCCATTAAGAATGAACCAGTTGATTTATCAAAGCAGAAAGGCTGCACCCCGGAAAGAAATCCAATTACACCTGTTAAGCTCATTGACAGACCTCAGCCTGACCCCTGGACCCCCACTGCTAACCTGAAGATGCTTGTTAGTGCTGCTAGCCCCGACATGAGGgacagggaaaagaagaaagagctcTTCAGACCTATAGAAAACAGTGAGCAAAACGACATATCTGATTCATTACAG tatgaTATAGTAGATGACAGCACGGTTGATGAATTTGAAAAGCAGAGgcccagcagaaaacagaaaagcttagGACTCTTGTGCCAAAAGTTTCTAGCTCGCTATCCAAGTTACCCATTGTCAACAGAAAAAACTACTATTTCTCTGGATGAAGTGGCTTCAATTCTTG GAGTTGAGCGGAGACGAATTTATGACATAGTGAACGTCCTGGAGTCCTTGCACCTGGTCAGCCGCGTGGCCAAGAACCAGTACTGCTGGCACGGCCGGCACAACCTCAGTCAAACTCTGAAAACGCTTCaggaggcaggagagctgcagtaTGGAGAGCTAATGACCTTCCAGCACAAGGAGCAGGACTTCGAGTATAAGCTTGGAGAGCGGAAAAAGGAAACTGTTCCCGATTCTCAAGACAGACCGTTACTTGACTTTTCAGAACCAGATTGCACCTCTG CATCTGCGAACAGCAGAAAGGACAAGTCGTTGCGGATAATGAGCCAAAAGTTTGTCATGCTGTTCCTTGTCTCCAAGACCAAGATAGTCACTCTGGACATTGCAGCAAAGATATTGATTGAAGAAACCCAGGATACAGTGGACCACAGCAAATTCAAAA CAAAGGTACGAAGGCTGTATGATATCGCCAATGTTCTTACCAGCTTGTGCTTGATAAAGAAAGTTCACGTCACAGAGGAACGGGGGCGCAAGCCGGCTTTCAAGTGGATTGGGCCTGTGGAATTCCCTGGAAAGATAG ATGAGCCAAGAGGGCGTAATGGAACATCTGATCCTCTGCCAGGGGAGCAGAGAGGCGCCTGTGCCCCGTACCAGATCTGTGCTACTGGAAAGCAAAGGTTTACACGTCACGCATCATTTAACGGCACGCAGCCTTGTGAAGGGACCAAAAGGAAGGTCAGTTCTGAGCCCAGCAGCCCACGCCAGGAGAGGCAAG CCTGCATTGTGAATTCAGATGAGTATTGCTCAAAAATGATAAATCTAGCAACTGTCTGTAGGCAGAAAATAGAGGAAGATACTAG gaCCAAAGTTTGTGCCACAGAAACGGTACTAAATTCAGCAAGGAACCCAAGTATAGCATCACCTCTCTCCCTTCTTACGGTTCCTGGGGACTCCGATTTTTGTGTTAACCCTTTGCCTCAGGCAGTTTTCCCTGTGGTTCAGGCAGATGTGCCAGGTGTCTTGCTGCCAAATGGAGTCAGCAACCAAACTCTACAACCCTCCgctgcagcagcctccaaaacagaaaatggaaaacctactctgctccccagccagccctTCCTGTGTTTTCCCTCATCATCCCTTTTTATGTTGTGCGGTGGTCTTCAGGAAAACCTCTTGAGGGAGAACttgcctgcagcaggagacGTAGGAAACAGGAGCACAGAGGAGAAGGCCTCACCCATGGAAGCTCAGGGTGCTGGCCCTCCAGCTGGCTGCCAGAAACGCAGCTCCCACGAGTGCACATCGCCCTCTGCGCCTGTAGATGATGAAGAGCCAGCTGCTAAAAAGCAGACCATGGAACAGGGTGATGGCCCTCTCTCGCTTGTAGTACCTAAG AAGCCTTCTGAGTTGCACAAGGCAGATTCTATCCCAGGGAGCAGCTGTGCATCTGCTGTACATCTAGAAGCTTTTCATCTTGACCCCTCAAGTCCTGCTGCTCCAGAGACTGAAGACAAAAAGTCTATGAGCCCTTTACATTCTCAGGAGCAAGAAAAACGGCCTAAGAATAAAGACCCTGATGAACCTTCTCCAGGAAAAGAGCACCCCTCTAAAGAAAATGCCAATCAACCTTTTCTGCCACAGTATCTTTATGTTCAGCCTACTGCTG GACTAAGcaattttaatttactcttcTCGCCAAACCAAGCTCCCGGTGCCATtgggctggctgcaggccaGTTACCTTCTCTGAGCATCCCCTGTGTCATGGTGCCATCAGCAGCCTTAGCTTCCTTCCCTCTCGTCTGTTCTCCTGCGATCCCCAGCCCTCTTTCTCCAGTTCCTGATGGCTCCTTCTCAGCTGCTGCCCCCATGAATATCAGCATGTCTGGCCTGGCATCGACGGCACCCGTTCTCATCGGCACCACGGCAATGGTTACTCCAAATGCTCCCCCCTCGGTGGATCCCCAGCAAGCAGCTCACCCCGCTGTGCACCTGAGTCCTGTGCTTGCCAGGTCCTGCAGTACTGTTAAACTGGACTCCCCTGTGTGCATGGGGCATCCAGTGACCctcctgaaactgcagcag CCTTCGTCAACTCCTGTCACTCCCAAGAGCATTCGTCCTGCGCGTCATGAGACATTTTTCAAAACTCCTGGAAGTCTTGGAGATCCTGGTGCATGGAAAAAAGGTGAAGGCAGCCAGACCAGAAAtgccagctctgtgcagagGCGACTAGAAATCTCTAGTAGCAGCAATGACTAA